A single Pseudanabaenaceae cyanobacterium SKYG29 DNA region contains:
- a CDS encoding tetratricopeptide repeat protein — protein MSNQHWELAIKHHQQQEWLECLRQLEQLISINPNHVEGIRLKANVLEQLGRNDQAVATYQQALDLAPQCFEINHELGRLLWKVGKHGEALPLLEHATHLQPQSYQAWADLGVTYYVLKNFSQAITCLTKSLEIDPDRADTLASLAVVYAEQKETELAIKYFEKSLSLQPDNPQTLCNYGALLSQAGKHEEAIAQYRKAIEIQPNLAHAYSNLGVLLREIGKLDEGIEQCRKAIEINPNLADAYGNLALLLKEKGELDEAIALCHKALELDPDNLNALNNLGNALQDKNELETAIDVYNRLLKEDPNNAKALANLANALQKQEALEEAIESYKKALAVQPGYALAHNNLGNAYLRKGDVDAAIENYQKAAENDANYPEARFHLGMAYLLKGRIKEGFQYYEYRWEMKEFIEKNGKPSYDEPRWDGRELSGETVLLLNEQGIGDRIQFIRYASLIKARGGRVMYECPKILHRLFATYKDIDILISEGFPRPKFDYWIPLQSVPAAVGTSLETIPNSVPYLFPLDDPNSPIPDLIATHGKNKLKVGIVWASSLTHKTSPKRSIPLTFLRELFELDHIQFFSLQKDMKEEDAELLKTLNLVDLREELKDFADTATAIQHLDLVISVDTAVAHLAGAMAKEVWVLLPFMPDWRWMLDRTDSPWYPTARLFRQAQSKDWLGVIAQVKDSLLSFTPTPYIFSTKLKRSSVEIRQIIEALNEQQEALKLAQKALQAYEEGNYQEAVEQGSKVLEIAPDYAEVLNMMGVSVYKLGDAAKGAEYLQKALELAPKHKDIPANLGLILDRLGQIPAAIECFRRALEIKPTPEVHNNLGNAYQKLGDNEKAIEQYRLAISYGKKDPKHYFNLGNALKAINDWEGALENFQQAIEIKPDYARAYDGIGLVYSAQGKLEEAIENYRKAIAIDPNNSNYHLHLGNAYARKKDYESAQIELNRALELNENCVEALRSLAGIAIEHKQGETAVKILRRALELTPHCPDTRINLAVALIQVEQFAEAEKFLREALEIKPGYPEAYINLGVIANKREEYELACDYFRQAIERKPDAVGAYLNYGLALAMQEKLEEAIEAFRAILRYQPNHPDAHMNIGIATMSLGKLKEGWAEYEWRHHIQEYNSRIHRLSQPLWDGKPFPNKTLLIYTEQGLGDCIQFSRYIPLVKKMGGRVIVECNQEPLRNIMKTVEGADAVYVIGDELPHFDYHYPLMSLPHLLGIDLHKIPHNLPHFRIDKSLHQLPQKRPSNLKVGIVWTANLGNPTTGKKRTIPLPEFLPLLDVQGVDFYILQKDVFEEEKPLLEKYNDRVVSLCPLLQDLVDTAALVQHLDLVVTVDTMIGHLAGTFNVPTWIILPFAPDWRWLLKRQDTPWYKSVRLFRRFAKETWQPVIRRVKQQLELYQQHYALCKEREKYRRMMQKRPNYGEAYNNLGTLEIVLGDYAAAETTLRKSVELCPNLTEAKLNLATALLSAGKLQEGFSYYLYRWQVEGFCSHNQKPNYRQPKWDGREDMSNKILYIHPEQGFGDQIQFVRYLSLIKSRVKALYYGCHKSLVRLFQEVSSIDRLVTDGDQYPEFDYYIPLGDIPSFFSYIPFTSSYLIVPTNYKWQEYFIGVDKLKIGVTWETASTHPTAKERSIGLPYLHQLFYRDDCQFYIIQPQISAEDRKILQLHGDTVIDLSTHITDFRDTAEIINYLDLVITIDSAVAHLAGAMGKKTWILLPHVFDWRWQYNWYDSARLFVQPKLSDWQSVVDSVSDAIDTLLLGEVDVESLASQSAIAYQNGQIDLAITTLQQAVKLSPTRHDLVFALGNMLGQTSRLEEAIAVFQRIYQSNPDYPGLKEAMAKAYFNWGNALNEQEDHRGAINLYLQALAYNPNFAKAHTNLGIAYGKLGDLESSIYHYKEAIKLHPNHAQIYTNFATTLQQNDRYDEAREMFEQALAVNPKSAEAHSGLASIYRDTGELERALIHHSAAIEIDPTYANARFNLAQTLLLAGHFSEGWREYEWRFKSKQFLEQGFVAPQFKEPQWDGSDIFGKKILILTEQGIGDQIQFIRYAKVLKDRGARAVFYACPEPLLELLKCIPWIDKLIPPGEACPTFDCWVSLLSLPYLCGTTLDSIPCPVPYLSVPFDFTERNADARAWVGICWASRSASLSAKRRSSSLSEFAQLFDVPGVKFISLQKEITEEEAEILSQHGVVDTSDKLTNFYETAKIVQNLDLVITIDTSVAHIAAAMGKPTWILLNFSPDWRWMTDRVDSPWYPSVRLFRQKSHLTNDWQDVIREIKVALQFIFTPLSPLEQFNQAVTCYRSGNIQQAESICQELIDSGQDIVSANHLLGVIKVQEKQPEIALSYLYKALTYYPLEGGIHHAVGGTLLYLRHLELALFYLHRSLQIEPNSIETWNNLGSAYGYLNEIDKSIRTYQQSIQVRDNGEARFGIAVNLLKQGNYAVGFREYEWRWQQIKFQFSNPIPAFTQPRWHGRDLTDKTILVWTEQGAGDQIQFWRFLPLLKQKGAKRVIYACSDELLPLARSLSSVDDVLQNGQPLPAFDYWIPLMSLPHLLGITLDNLPKAHKYLTAPPLPTTLMNFFSETNKLKVGLVWACKKDHETFIDRSIPFHLLQPLLAIVDVQYYLLQKDIPEGDQEFIDRYPNLINLQPYLTDFGVTAAIIDRLDVVITVDTAVAHLSGALGKPTWVLLPFSADWRWLLEGFDTPWYPTITLLRQKRRKYWADVISAAASKLDEYKKQPRQPQFSQRREKKKIAIGWSLGLNTGWGVFGTNLALQLLFHPHYQPVLLSAAGLDSGHYNPLMQKLIAPLLAEWYRLHQLLGQNPQGVFQLDVPVVHALGNGISCGSRDKFVGSRNIGFIFFENTLITEEDKQRAKQYDLILAGSSWNTRILKQNGIDHVYTVLQGIDPTLFHPAPKSGLFSDRFVIFSGGKIEFRKGQDIVVAAFKRFYQKHPDALLVFAWHNFWSQFMLGMDQTGNVKGLPQLQADKQRLDITSWLIENGLPPESFYDVGLVPNYLMPLVYREADVALFPNRCEGGTNLVAMECLACGVPTILSANTGHLDLIDESHCYPLTKQAPVPSHPIFPGTQDWGESDIEEILEVMERVYNDRVTAQQKGQQAALFMQNLTWEKQVRLLIAALEETRMS, from the coding sequence ATGAGTAATCAACACTGGGAATTGGCAATTAAGCACCATCAACAGCAAGAATGGTTAGAATGTTTGCGGCAATTAGAGCAATTAATTAGTATCAACCCAAATCATGTGGAAGGAATCAGACTCAAAGCAAATGTCCTAGAACAATTGGGTAGAAATGATCAAGCAGTAGCTACTTACCAACAAGCATTAGACCTAGCACCTCAGTGTTTTGAAATTAACCATGAACTGGGTAGACTTCTGTGGAAAGTAGGCAAACATGGGGAAGCCCTGCCTTTGCTAGAGCATGCTACCCACTTGCAACCACAATCCTATCAAGCCTGGGCAGATTTAGGTGTGACCTATTACGTTCTCAAAAACTTTTCACAAGCAATTACATGTCTGACTAAGTCCCTGGAAATTGATCCCGATCGTGCCGATACTCTAGCTAGTTTGGCAGTGGTTTATGCTGAGCAAAAAGAAACAGAGCTGGCGATTAAGTATTTTGAAAAATCCCTATCTTTGCAACCTGATAATCCCCAAACTCTTTGCAACTACGGAGCACTACTTTCTCAGGCAGGTAAACATGAGGAAGCTATTGCACAATACAGAAAAGCGATCGAAATTCAGCCCAACCTTGCCCATGCCTACAGTAACTTAGGGGTTTTACTAAGGGAAATAGGTAAACTGGATGAAGGCATAGAACAGTGTAGGAAGGCGATTGAAATTAATCCCAATCTTGCGGATGCTTATGGTAACTTGGCTCTATTGCTGAAAGAAAAGGGTGAACTAGATGAGGCAATTGCTCTATGTCATAAAGCGTTAGAGTTAGACCCTGATAATCTAAATGCGCTTAACAATCTCGGTAATGCTCTGCAAGATAAGAATGAATTAGAGACAGCCATTGATGTTTACAACAGACTCCTCAAAGAAGACCCCAACAATGCCAAAGCTTTGGCTAACCTGGCTAATGCCCTCCAGAAACAAGAAGCCCTAGAAGAAGCGATCGAGTCCTACAAAAAAGCCCTAGCAGTGCAGCCTGGTTACGCTCTTGCTCACAATAACTTGGGGAATGCTTACCTGCGCAAGGGGGATGTGGATGCTGCGATCGAAAACTATCAAAAAGCAGCAGAGAATGACGCTAATTATCCTGAAGCGAGATTCCACTTGGGCATGGCCTACTTACTGAAGGGGCGGATAAAAGAGGGATTTCAGTACTACGAATATCGTTGGGAGATGAAAGAATTTATAGAAAAAAATGGGAAGCCCAGCTACGACGAACCACGATGGGACGGCAGAGAACTGTCAGGAGAAACAGTTTTATTACTCAATGAACAAGGGATAGGCGATCGCATTCAGTTCATCCGCTATGCCAGTTTGATCAAAGCTAGAGGTGGCAGAGTTATGTATGAATGTCCCAAGATACTGCATCGTCTTTTTGCCACCTACAAAGATATTGACATTTTGATTAGCGAAGGCTTTCCCCGCCCCAAATTTGATTACTGGATTCCTCTACAATCTGTCCCCGCAGCCGTTGGTACAAGCCTGGAGACAATTCCTAATTCCGTTCCCTATTTGTTCCCCCTTGATGACCCCAACTCTCCTATCCCAGATTTGATTGCAACCCATGGCAAGAATAAACTAAAGGTAGGGATAGTCTGGGCCAGTAGTCTCACCCATAAAACATCACCTAAACGATCGATTCCTCTGACTTTTCTGCGGGAGTTATTTGAGTTGGATCACATCCAGTTTTTTAGCCTCCAAAAAGACATGAAGGAGGAGGATGCTGAGTTACTGAAGACTTTGAATTTAGTTGATTTACGAGAAGAATTGAAGGACTTTGCTGATACGGCTACTGCTATCCAACATTTAGATTTGGTAATTTCCGTTGATACAGCGGTGGCACATCTAGCAGGTGCAATGGCAAAAGAAGTATGGGTTTTATTACCTTTTATGCCCGACTGGCGGTGGATGCTCGATCGGACAGACTCACCCTGGTATCCCACTGCTAGGTTGTTTCGGCAAGCCCAGTCTAAGGATTGGCTAGGGGTAATTGCCCAAGTGAAAGATAGTCTTTTATCGTTCACTCCTACACCCTACATATTCAGTACAAAGTTAAAACGATCGAGTGTAGAAATTCGCCAAATTATAGAGGCATTGAATGAGCAGCAGGAAGCATTGAAACTAGCACAGAAAGCATTGCAGGCTTACGAAGAAGGCAACTATCAAGAGGCAGTAGAGCAAGGTAGCAAAGTCTTAGAAATTGCCCCTGACTATGCAGAGGTACTGAATATGATGGGAGTCTCGGTTTATAAATTGGGGGATGCAGCTAAAGGGGCAGAATACTTACAGAAGGCATTAGAATTAGCACCAAAGCATAAAGACATACCTGCCAATTTAGGTTTAATACTCGATCGTTTGGGGCAAATTCCCGCAGCTATAGAGTGTTTTCGCAGGGCACTAGAGATAAAGCCCACACCAGAAGTGCACAACAATTTAGGTAACGCCTATCAGAAACTAGGAGATAATGAAAAAGCAATTGAGCAATATCGACTAGCTATTAGTTATGGCAAAAAAGACCCCAAGCACTATTTCAATCTAGGCAATGCCCTCAAAGCTATCAATGACTGGGAAGGAGCACTAGAAAATTTCCAACAGGCTATAGAAATTAAGCCCGATTATGCCCGTGCCTACGACGGCATTGGTTTGGTATATTCTGCCCAAGGGAAGTTAGAGGAAGCAATAGAAAACTATCGCAAGGCAATTGCGATCGACCCCAACAACAGTAATTATCACCTGCATCTGGGAAATGCCTACGCTCGCAAGAAAGACTATGAATCAGCACAAATAGAATTAAATCGTGCCCTAGAGCTAAACGAAAATTGTGTAGAGGCATTAAGGAGTCTAGCGGGAATTGCCATAGAGCACAAACAGGGAGAAACAGCAGTCAAAATTCTACGGAGAGCATTAGAATTGACCCCCCACTGCCCTGATACAAGAATAAATCTTGCCGTTGCCCTAATTCAGGTAGAACAGTTTGCAGAAGCAGAAAAATTTCTGCGAGAAGCATTAGAAATAAAACCTGGTTACCCTGAAGCTTACATCAATCTAGGTGTGATTGCAAATAAAAGAGAAGAATATGAACTTGCCTGTGATTATTTCCGCCAAGCTATAGAAAGGAAACCTGATGCCGTAGGCGCATATTTGAACTATGGTCTTGCTCTGGCAATGCAGGAAAAACTAGAGGAAGCGATCGAGGCTTTTCGCGCCATCTTGCGGTATCAACCTAATCATCCAGATGCCCACATGAACATAGGCATAGCCACTATGAGCTTAGGGAAATTAAAAGAGGGGTGGGCGGAGTATGAATGGCGACATCACATTCAAGAGTACAATTCCCGTATCCATAGACTGTCACAACCCCTGTGGGATGGCAAACCATTTCCTAATAAAACTCTACTAATTTACACTGAACAGGGATTGGGAGACTGCATTCAGTTTTCCCGCTATATCCCCCTGGTGAAAAAGATGGGCGGTAGGGTAATCGTGGAGTGCAATCAGGAACCACTGCGCAACATCATGAAGACAGTAGAAGGTGCAGATGCAGTTTATGTCATTGGAGATGAACTCCCCCACTTTGACTACCACTACCCCCTTATGAGCCTACCCCATCTATTGGGAATTGACTTACACAAAATACCACACAACTTACCGCATTTCCGTATAGACAAAAGCTTGCACCAATTACCCCAAAAGCGCCCTAGTAACTTAAAGGTAGGTATAGTGTGGACAGCTAATCTGGGTAACCCTACTACAGGCAAGAAAAGAACAATTCCTCTACCAGAATTTTTACCTTTGTTAGATGTGCAAGGGGTTGATTTTTACATTCTGCAAAAAGATGTATTTGAGGAAGAAAAGCCGCTGCTAGAAAAATATAACGATCGGGTGGTTAGTCTTTGTCCTCTCTTGCAGGATTTAGTTGATACGGCTGCTCTAGTGCAACACCTAGACCTAGTCGTGACAGTTGACACGATGATTGGGCATTTAGCAGGTACTTTCAATGTGCCCACCTGGATCATCCTTCCCTTTGCCCCTGATTGGCGTTGGTTGCTGAAGCGGCAAGATACCCCTTGGTACAAGTCTGTGCGGCTGTTCCGTCGTTTTGCCAAAGAAACGTGGCAACCAGTGATTAGAAGAGTAAAACAACAACTGGAATTGTATCAACAACACTACGCTCTCTGCAAAGAGAGAGAGAAGTACAGAAGGATGATGCAAAAACGACCAAACTACGGCGAAGCATATAACAACTTAGGAACATTGGAAATAGTTCTAGGAGACTATGCGGCGGCAGAAACTACATTAAGAAAGTCTGTGGAACTATGTCCCAATTTAACCGAAGCCAAACTCAACTTAGCTACTGCTCTCCTCAGTGCAGGCAAACTGCAGGAAGGATTTAGTTATTATCTTTATCGGTGGCAGGTGGAAGGTTTTTGTAGTCATAACCAAAAGCCAAATTATCGACAGCCTAAGTGGGATGGTCGTGAGGATATGTCCAACAAAATTCTATACATTCATCCCGAGCAAGGCTTTGGTGATCAAATTCAATTTGTGCGTTATTTGTCACTGATTAAGTCAAGGGTAAAGGCACTCTACTACGGTTGCCATAAAAGCTTAGTGCGACTATTCCAGGAAGTTTCATCCATCGATCGTTTGGTAACTGATGGTGATCAATACCCCGAATTTGATTATTACATTCCCCTAGGTGACATCCCCAGTTTCTTTTCCTATATCCCCTTCACTTCTTCTTACCTGATCGTACCAACTAACTACAAGTGGCAAGAATATTTTATCGGTGTAGACAAGTTAAAAATAGGCGTTACTTGGGAAACAGCTTCCACCCATCCCACTGCCAAAGAACGATCGATCGGTCTCCCCTACTTGCATCAGCTGTTTTATCGTGATGACTGTCAATTTTATATCATTCAGCCCCAGATTTCTGCAGAGGACAGAAAGATTCTCCAGTTACATGGGGATACAGTCATAGATTTGAGTACACATATTACTGATTTTCGGGACACAGCAGAGATTATCAATTATTTAGATTTGGTAATTACTATTGATAGTGCTGTGGCTCACTTGGCGGGGGCAATGGGTAAAAAAACCTGGATTTTACTACCCCATGTATTTGACTGGCGCTGGCAATATAACTGGTATGACTCTGCTAGATTATTTGTGCAACCTAAGCTTAGTGATTGGCAAAGTGTTGTCGATAGTGTGAGTGATGCCATAGATACTTTGCTGCTAGGTGAAGTGGATGTGGAGAGTTTAGCTAGTCAGTCGGCAATTGCCTATCAAAATGGTCAAATAGACTTAGCAATTACTACTTTGCAACAGGCAGTGAAATTATCCCCCACACGACATGACCTGGTATTTGCTCTTGGTAATATGCTGGGTCAGACTAGTCGTTTGGAAGAAGCAATTGCAGTTTTCCAAAGAATTTATCAAAGTAATCCCGATTACCCTGGTTTGAAAGAAGCTATGGCTAAAGCCTACTTTAATTGGGGTAATGCTCTCAATGAGCAAGAAGACCACAGGGGAGCAATTAATCTCTATCTCCAAGCCCTGGCATACAATCCTAATTTCGCCAAAGCCCACACTAATTTAGGTATCGCTTATGGTAAGTTAGGAGACTTAGAATCGTCTATTTACCACTACAAGGAAGCTATCAAACTCCATCCTAACCATGCTCAGATTTACACCAATTTTGCTACTACTTTGCAACAAAATGATCGTTATGATGAGGCTAGGGAAATGTTTGAACAGGCGTTAGCTGTCAATCCTAAATCAGCAGAAGCCCATAGCGGTTTGGCATCAATTTATAGGGACACAGGGGAGTTAGAAAGGGCGTTGATTCATCATTCCGCAGCAATTGAAATTGACCCTACCTACGCCAATGCTAGATTTAACTTAGCTCAGACTTTACTATTAGCAGGTCACTTCTCAGAGGGGTGGCGAGAATACGAATGGCGATTCAAGAGTAAACAGTTTTTGGAACAGGGATTTGTTGCTCCCCAATTCAAGGAACCGCAGTGGGATGGTTCTGATATATTCGGCAAGAAAATTTTGATTCTGACAGAGCAGGGCATAGGAGATCAAATTCAATTTATTCGTTATGCCAAGGTATTGAAAGATAGGGGAGCTAGAGCTGTATTTTATGCCTGCCCAGAACCATTGTTGGAATTATTAAAATGCATACCTTGGATTGACAAGTTAATTCCTCCTGGTGAGGCTTGCCCTACTTTTGATTGCTGGGTATCCCTGCTCAGCTTGCCCTATTTGTGCGGCACTACTTTAGATAGTATTCCCTGTCCTGTTCCTTACCTGAGTGTGCCCTTTGATTTTACAGAGAGGAATGCCGATGCAAGAGCGTGGGTAGGGATTTGTTGGGCTTCCCGATCGGCTAGTTTGAGTGCCAAGAGGCGTTCTAGTTCTCTCTCGGAATTTGCCCAACTCTTTGATGTGCCTGGAGTTAAGTTTATATCCCTGCAGAAGGAAATAACAGAGGAGGAGGCAGAAATACTCTCTCAACACGGTGTCGTAGATACAAGCGACAAGTTGACCAATTTCTACGAAACAGCCAAGATCGTCCAGAACCTTGACCTGGTAATCACCATAGATACATCAGTGGCTCATATTGCTGCTGCTATGGGTAAACCCACATGGATTTTACTTAACTTTTCTCCTGATTGGCGATGGATGACCGATCGGGTTGATTCTCCTTGGTATCCCTCAGTGCGACTGTTTCGCCAAAAATCTCATCTAACCAATGATTGGCAGGATGTAATTAGGGAAATAAAAGTTGCTTTGCAGTTTATTTTTACGCCCCTGTCTCCCTTGGAGCAGTTTAATCAGGCTGTGACCTGTTACCGATCGGGTAATATACAGCAAGCAGAAAGTATATGTCAGGAGTTAATAGATAGCGGTCAAGACATTGTCTCTGCTAATCATTTGTTAGGAGTAATCAAAGTACAAGAAAAACAACCAGAAATTGCTCTGAGTTACCTATACAAAGCTCTGACTTACTATCCCTTGGAGGGGGGAATACATCATGCGGTGGGAGGGACTCTTCTCTATCTTAGACACCTAGAATTGGCTCTGTTTTACCTACACCGATCGTTACAGATAGAACCAAATTCGATCGAGACCTGGAACAATTTAGGTAGTGCCTACGGTTACTTAAATGAGATAGATAAAAGCATCAGAACCTATCAGCAGAGTATTCAGGTACGAGACAATGGGGAAGCAAGGTTTGGCATTGCTGTTAATCTACTGAAGCAGGGGAATTACGCAGTTGGGTTTAGGGAGTATGAATGGCGCTGGCAACAGATCAAATTTCAATTCTCTAATCCTATTCCCGCTTTTACCCAACCCCGCTGGCATGGTCGTGATTTGACAGACAAAACAATCTTAGTGTGGACAGAGCAGGGAGCAGGGGACCAAATTCAATTCTGGCGCTTTCTACCACTTCTAAAACAAAAAGGCGCAAAGAGAGTGATCTACGCTTGCTCTGATGAATTATTACCCTTGGCTCGATCGTTGTCTAGTGTAGATGATGTCCTCCAGAATGGTCAGCCATTACCCGCATTTGATTACTGGATTCCGCTCATGAGCTTGCCCCATTTATTAGGGATTACCCTGGACAATCTACCCAAAGCACATAAGTATTTGACTGCCCCGCCTTTACCTACCACTCTGATGAATTTCTTTTCTGAGACGAATAAACTAAAGGTAGGCTTGGTGTGGGCATGTAAGAAAGACCATGAGACTTTTATCGATCGTTCTATTCCTTTCCATCTGTTGCAACCCTTGTTGGCAATTGTTGATGTCCAGTATTACTTGCTCCAGAAAGATATACCAGAGGGAGATCAAGAATTTATCGATCGTTATCCCAATTTAATCAACTTGCAACCTTATTTGACAGACTTTGGTGTGACAGCAGCCATCATCGATCGGTTGGATGTAGTAATTACAGTTGATACAGCAGTTGCTCATTTATCAGGGGCGCTGGGGAAACCAACCTGGGTATTACTGCCTTTCTCGGCTGATTGGCGTTGGTTGTTAGAAGGCTTTGACACACCCTGGTATCCCACCATAACTCTGTTGAGGCAAAAGAGGCGAAAGTATTGGGCAGATGTCATATCAGCAGCAGCCAGTAAGCTAGATGAATATAAAAAACAACCAAGACAACCACAATTTTCACAAAGAAGAGAGAAAAAGAAGATAGCGATCGGGTGGTCTTTGGGTCTAAATACGGGCTGGGGCGTGTTTGGTACTAACTTGGCTCTGCAACTGCTCTTTCATCCCCACTATCAGCCAGTCCTTTTATCAGCTGCTGGTTTGGACAGTGGTCACTACAACCCCCTGATGCAAAAACTAATTGCACCGCTTCTGGCAGAATGGTATCGATTACACCAATTGTTAGGTCAGAACCCCCAAGGTGTATTCCAGTTGGACGTGCCTGTAGTGCATGCTCTGGGTAATGGTATTTCCTGTGGCAGCCGAGATAAGTTTGTTGGTTCAAGGAACATTGGTTTTATCTTTTTTGAGAACACTCTAATTACAGAGGAAGACAAACAAAGAGCAAAGCAGTATGATCTAATTCTAGCGGGGTCTAGCTGGAATACCAGGATTCTCAAGCAAAATGGCATTGATCACGTCTACACTGTCCTGCAAGGCATTGACCCCACTCTCTTTCATCCTGCGCCCAAGTCAGGCTTGTTTAGCGATCGGTTTGTCATTTTTTCTGGTGGTAAGATTGAATTTCGTAAGGGTCAGGATATTGTTGTAGCAGCCTTCAAACGATTTTACCAGAAGCACCCTGACGCTCTGTTGGTGTTTGCTTGGCATAATTTCTGGTCACAGTTCATGTTGGGCATGGATCAAACAGGCAATGTTAAGGGGCTACCGCAGTTGCAGGCAGATAAGCAACGATTGGATATTACCAGTTGGTTGATAGAGAATGGTCTGCCCCCGGAATCTTTCTACGATGTGGGGTTAGTACCGAACTATTTGATGCCTTTGGTCTATCGGGAAGCAGATGTGGCACTATTTCCCAATCGCTGTGAGGGGGGAACTAATCTGGTAGCTATGGAATGTCTTGCCTGCGGTGTACCTACTATTTTGTCTGCTAACACTGGTCATTTAGATTTAATCGATGAAAGTCATTGTTATCCCCTTACGAAACAAGCACCTGTACCCTCCCATCCGATCTTTCCTGGTACCCAGGACTGGGGTGAATCAGACATAGAGGAAATACTAGAAGTTATGGAAAGAGTGTATAACGATCGAGTCACCGCCCAGCAGAAGGGGCAGCAAGCAGCACTATTTATGCAAAATCTTACCTGGGAAAAACAGGTCCGGCTTCTGATTGCCGCCTTAGAAGAGACTAGGATGAGCTAG
- a CDS encoding Uma2 family endonuclease, with translation MVRTDCTAETYLNWEREALDRHEYLNGIIRPMPGGTPTYNQILLNLAISLKLKLPKGIYQVFVADQGLAIPTYNEFTYPGVMVARKPIQMYQDIKDTIVNPILVAEVLFPSTADYDRSDKFQFYQSIPTLKEYLLIEQGFIRVERCCQHDADQWLSKTFADREQKMNIDSLDITLGIEEIYTDVELEDEPRLTVTEYFNLDNNSIEWHEYINCKSQIFSGKSVYVTEKCT, from the coding sequence ATGGTTAGAACAGATTGCACTGCAGAAACATATCTAAATTGGGAAAGGGAGGCACTCGATCGGCATGAATATCTTAATGGCATAATTAGACCGATGCCAGGGGGAACACCTACTTACAATCAGATTCTCCTCAATTTGGCAATATCATTAAAGCTGAAATTACCCAAGGGAATCTATCAGGTCTTTGTCGCAGATCAGGGACTAGCTATACCTACCTACAACGAATTTACTTATCCTGGCGTTATGGTTGCTAGGAAACCGATTCAAATGTACCAAGATATAAAAGACACTATAGTTAATCCAATTCTAGTTGCTGAAGTTCTGTTCCCATCAACAGCAGATTACGATCGGTCAGACAAGTTCCAATTCTATCAAAGTATACCTACCCTCAAGGAATATCTGTTAATTGAACAAGGCTTTATTCGAGTAGAACGATGTTGCCAACATGATGCCGACCAATGGTTAAGCAAAACTTTTGCTGACAGAGAACAGAAAATGAATATCGATTCTTTAGACATAACTTTGGGTATAGAAGAAATTTACACTGACGTTGAATTGGAGGATGAGCCGAGGTTGACAGTTACTGAGTATTTTAATTTGGATAACAACTCTATAGAGTGGCATGAATACATTAACTGTAAATCCCAAATTTTTAGTGGGAAATCTGTATATGTTACTGAGAAATGCACTTAG